One part of the Bradyrhizobium sp. CB1650 genome encodes these proteins:
- a CDS encoding putative FMN-dependent luciferase-like monooxygenase → MKRFANLKRLGFFTRLLDEASPAERYRFAAEQIVRAEKAGLDSAWIAQHHFHEREGGLPSPFAFLGYVAAQTSRIRLGTGIVTLPLENAVRVAEDSAVLDLLCNGRFELGVGTGGNPSAFAAFGLDSAQRNEIFARNLDVVRTALAGKPLTGGDTLYPLRPQLCDRIWQATFSVAGGARAGKAGDGLLLSRTQPRTKEAPKATLAEIQNPIIDAYLEALPVGCEPRIMASRSVFVAEDRREAMRLADIGLRRALPQFMKGGHAKPGETLEEMITAFDTHVGAADDVIASLRADATLERVTDLVFQAHSVDPPHPYILRSIELVADKVAPALGWTRTATSDVALAG, encoded by the coding sequence ATGAAACGCTTTGCAAACCTGAAAAGACTGGGGTTCTTCACGCGCCTCCTCGACGAGGCGTCTCCGGCCGAGCGATACCGCTTCGCGGCGGAGCAGATCGTGCGCGCGGAAAAGGCAGGCCTCGATTCTGCGTGGATCGCGCAGCATCATTTTCACGAGCGTGAGGGCGGGCTGCCTTCGCCTTTCGCCTTCCTTGGCTACGTTGCCGCTCAGACCTCGCGCATTCGCCTCGGCACCGGCATCGTCACCCTGCCGCTGGAGAATGCGGTGAGGGTGGCGGAGGATTCGGCGGTGCTCGACCTCCTCTGCAACGGTCGCTTCGAACTCGGGGTCGGCACCGGCGGCAATCCGTCGGCCTTTGCCGCCTTCGGCCTCGACAGCGCCCAGCGCAACGAGATTTTCGCCCGCAATCTGGACGTCGTCCGGACTGCGCTGGCCGGCAAGCCGCTCACCGGTGGCGATACGCTCTATCCGCTGCGGCCGCAATTATGCGACCGCATCTGGCAGGCGACATTCTCGGTGGCGGGCGGGGCGCGCGCGGGCAAGGCGGGCGATGGCCTGCTGCTGTCGCGTACTCAGCCCCGCACCAAGGAGGCGCCGAAGGCCACGCTGGCCGAGATCCAGAACCCGATCATCGACGCTTATCTGGAAGCGCTGCCGGTGGGATGCGAGCCGCGAATCATGGCATCGCGCAGCGTCTTCGTCGCCGAGGACCGTCGCGAAGCGATGCGCCTCGCCGATATCGGGCTGCGGCGTGCACTCCCGCAGTTCATGAAAGGCGGTCACGCCAAACCGGGCGAGACGCTGGAGGAGATGATCACGGCGTTCGACACCCATGTCGGCGCGGCCGACGACGTCATCGCCTCGCTCCGCGCCGACGCCACCCTTGAGCGGGTGACCGATCTCGTCTTCCAGGCGCATTCGGTCGATCCACCGCACCCCTATATCCTGCGATCGATCGAGTTAGTCGCAGACAAGGTTGCGCCGGCCCTGGGCTGGACCCGAACGGCTACGTCCGACGTCGCGTTGGCGGGCTGA
- a CDS encoding MATE family efflux transporter yields MSVEDAAAPALSTAQSPVRVAASLREAAPSAQNASARRRAALLAAPILPTLIKLALPTVTVLVAQTAVNIAEAYYVGFLGTDALAGAALVFPIFMLMTMMSNGGFGSGVASSVARAVGAGRRDDADAALFHAVVLAIIVGTLFTLGAILGGPHLYRALGGRDEALAAAVTYSSYLFAGAIPAWIVNLQAAALRGSGNVKVPALVTLIGAIVTIPVSPVLIFGFGPFPRLGIGGAGVAFGLYYGAAMLVLLRYMASGQSGLTLRIVRLRAAIFADMLKVGIPTALNAVLSNLTVILVTGVVGLFGTSALAGYGISSRLDYIMIPLLFGISTATLTMVGVNMGAGQTTRARKIGWISGVLGMIMTGTIGVMVAIFPTGWLHLFSHDAEVVREGTIYLRIVAPAYAALGFGFVASFAAQGTGRAMGPLASSIARILIAAGGGWIAVASSGAGMVGVAGMVTASLIAYAVICAAILLSPSTWRPQ; encoded by the coding sequence ATGTCAGTCGAGGACGCCGCAGCGCCGGCTTTGTCAACCGCGCAAAGTCCGGTCCGCGTCGCGGCGTCCCTGCGCGAGGCGGCGCCGTCCGCCCAGAACGCGAGCGCGCGGAGGCGAGCCGCGTTGCTGGCCGCGCCGATCCTGCCAACGCTGATCAAGCTCGCACTGCCCACCGTGACTGTTTTGGTGGCGCAGACCGCGGTCAATATCGCCGAGGCCTACTATGTCGGCTTCCTCGGCACGGACGCGCTGGCAGGCGCCGCGCTGGTGTTCCCGATCTTCATGCTGATGACCATGATGTCGAACGGCGGATTCGGCAGCGGCGTGGCCTCGTCGGTGGCGCGTGCGGTCGGTGCCGGTCGCCGCGATGACGCCGATGCGGCGCTGTTTCATGCCGTGGTGCTTGCCATCATCGTCGGCACGCTGTTCACGCTCGGCGCGATCCTCGGCGGTCCGCATCTATATCGCGCCCTCGGCGGCCGGGATGAGGCGCTCGCCGCCGCCGTCACCTATTCCAGCTATCTCTTCGCCGGCGCCATTCCCGCCTGGATCGTCAATCTCCAGGCGGCGGCGCTGCGCGGCTCCGGCAACGTGAAGGTGCCCGCGCTGGTGACCTTGATCGGGGCGATCGTGACCATTCCGGTCTCGCCGGTGCTGATCTTCGGCTTCGGCCCGTTTCCCCGGCTCGGCATCGGTGGCGCCGGCGTCGCCTTCGGCCTCTATTACGGGGCGGCGATGCTGGTCCTGCTGCGCTACATGGCCTCCGGGCAATCCGGTCTCACCCTGCGCATCGTGCGGCTGCGTGCTGCGATCTTCGCCGACATGCTGAAGGTCGGTATCCCCACTGCACTCAACGCGGTGCTGAGCAACTTGACCGTCATCCTCGTCACCGGCGTGGTCGGCCTGTTCGGGACCTCCGCGCTCGCGGGCTACGGTATCTCTTCGCGGCTCGACTACATCATGATCCCGCTCCTGTTCGGCATCAGCACGGCGACTTTGACCATGGTCGGCGTCAACATGGGCGCTGGGCAGACGACGCGGGCGCGCAAGATAGGCTGGATCAGCGGTGTGCTCGGCATGATCATGACGGGAACGATCGGCGTCATGGTCGCGATCTTTCCGACAGGCTGGCTGCATCTTTTCAGCCATGATGCCGAGGTCGTGCGCGAGGGCACGATCTATTTGCGCATCGTAGCCCCGGCCTATGCCGCACTCGGCTTCGGCTTCGTCGCGTCCTTCGCTGCTCAGGGCACCGGCCGCGCGATGGGCCCGCTCGCCTCATCGATCGCGCGGATACTGATCGCCGCCGGCGGCGGCTGGATCGCCGTCGCCAGCTCTGGCGCGGGAATGGTGGGGGTTGCCGGCATGGTCACGGCTTCGCTCATAGCCTATGCCGTGATCTGCGCCGCGATCTTGTTGTCGCCGTCGACCTGGCGTCCGCAGTGA
- a CDS encoding ABC transporter ATP-binding protein, with translation MTTTALTSDPLLALSGVNTFYGQAQVHFDLSISVARGHIVCLLGGNASGKSTTMKIILGLVKPRSGGVTFDGASLLGLSTPQIVRRGIASVPEARRLFADMSVRENILMGAFVRNDRAEVTQDLERMLALFPKLGQRLSQRAGSLSGGEQQMVAMARALMSRPRMIVMDEPTMGLSPLYVDRVLELIGTINQEGVSVFMVEQNASLALEIAHEAYVLQTGKIVLSGPARTLKDDPRVRDAYLGGTEAA, from the coding sequence ATGACGACGACCGCATTGACCTCCGACCCATTGCTGGCGCTGTCCGGCGTCAACACCTTCTATGGCCAGGCGCAGGTGCATTTCGACCTGTCGATCAGCGTCGCGCGCGGTCACATCGTCTGCCTGCTCGGCGGCAACGCCAGCGGCAAATCGACCACGATGAAGATCATCCTTGGCCTGGTGAAGCCGCGCTCGGGCGGGGTGACCTTCGACGGCGCTTCGCTGCTTGGCCTATCCACGCCGCAGATCGTCCGCCGCGGCATCGCTTCGGTGCCGGAGGCGCGGCGGCTGTTCGCGGATATGAGCGTCAGGGAGAATATCCTGATGGGTGCGTTCGTGCGCAACGACCGTGCCGAGGTGACGCAGGATCTCGAGCGGATGCTCGCGCTGTTTCCCAAACTCGGCCAGCGGCTGTCGCAGCGCGCGGGCTCGCTGTCGGGCGGCGAGCAGCAGATGGTCGCCATGGCCCGCGCGCTGATGAGCCGCCCGCGAATGATCGTGATGGACGAGCCGACGATGGGCCTGTCGCCGCTCTACGTCGACCGCGTGCTGGAGCTGATCGGGACCATCAACCAGGAAGGCGTGTCGGTCTTCATGGTCGAGCAGAATGCCAGCCTCGCGCTCGAGATCGCGCATGAAGCCTATGTGCTGCAGACCGGCAAGATCGTGCTCTCCGGTCCCGCGCGGACGCTCAAGGACGATCCCCGGGTCCGCGACGCCTATCTCGGCGGCACCGAGGCGGCGTAA
- a CDS encoding ABC transporter permease yields MSSWLDYTINGLIVGNVYALVAVGLALIFGVSRLINFAQGSIYLVGAYIGWVAVVQLHTPLPLTIIVVAVAAALVGLIIERFGLRPLQNSARIAPLLATIGISFVLDQLVMLTFSPNPRALPSQLPDVRFQVGNGTIGPLDLLIAGVGITSALLLFVFLRYSKLGWAVRATAQDRDAAMQMGVDVNRVNQAVFGIAAALGGVSGMLVGMYYNQIDTAMSLQATLKGVVAEVVGGAGNVPGAVVGSLLLGLVESYGVAVFGTSYRNLFAFLLLVLVLVLRPNGLFASARQAPPEPLTGTFIAPSRSVRIPRWALAVAVGGFAVLPLFPVSFYVLQTLINAWLLGMLALSLTLVAGTIGQVSLGHAALLAIGAYTSALLSLSLSVPVGLAVIAGGLMSAALGTTLISPSFRLRGHYVSIATLAIGEIVSLVILNWEGVTRGPIGISGIPPLSLFGYDLISASSVYWFSFAVMVVLALLQGRLLTSHLGRSFRAIRDDDIAARAYGLSLNRYKSLAFIFGGFAAGVSGAIAAHLYSYINHETFNTQQSILALTVVILGGLGNVVGAVVGSVALVGLPEVFRIAAEYRILIYGIVLLLLVRFRPQGLLGTI; encoded by the coding sequence GTGTCCTCCTGGCTCGATTACACGATCAATGGGCTGATCGTCGGCAATGTCTATGCCCTCGTTGCGGTCGGGCTCGCGCTGATCTTCGGCGTCAGCCGCCTGATCAATTTCGCTCAGGGCTCGATCTATCTCGTCGGCGCCTATATCGGCTGGGTGGCGGTAGTGCAGCTCCACACGCCGCTGCCTCTCACCATCATCGTGGTCGCGGTGGCCGCCGCGCTCGTCGGACTGATCATCGAGCGATTCGGCCTGCGTCCCCTGCAGAATTCGGCGCGCATCGCGCCGCTGCTCGCGACCATCGGCATCAGCTTCGTGCTCGACCAGCTCGTCATGCTCACCTTCTCGCCCAACCCGCGCGCGCTGCCGAGCCAGTTGCCCGACGTGCGCTTCCAGGTCGGCAATGGAACGATCGGCCCGCTCGACCTCTTGATCGCCGGCGTCGGCATCACCAGCGCGCTGCTGCTGTTCGTGTTCCTGCGCTACAGCAAGCTCGGCTGGGCGGTGCGCGCCACCGCGCAGGACCGCGACGCGGCCATGCAGATGGGCGTCGACGTCAATCGCGTCAATCAGGCCGTGTTCGGCATCGCCGCCGCGCTTGGCGGCGTCTCCGGCATGCTGGTCGGCATGTACTACAACCAGATCGACACGGCGATGAGCCTGCAGGCAACGCTCAAGGGCGTCGTCGCCGAGGTGGTCGGCGGTGCCGGCAACGTCCCCGGCGCCGTGGTCGGCAGCCTGCTGCTGGGACTTGTCGAAAGCTACGGCGTCGCCGTATTCGGCACCAGCTATCGCAACCTGTTCGCATTCCTGCTGCTGGTGCTGGTGCTGGTGCTGCGGCCGAACGGCCTGTTCGCAAGCGCGCGGCAGGCGCCGCCCGAACCGCTCACCGGCACCTTCATCGCGCCGAGCCGCTCCGTTCGCATTCCCCGCTGGGCCCTGGCTGTCGCGGTCGGCGGCTTCGCCGTCCTGCCGCTCTTTCCGGTGTCGTTCTACGTGCTCCAGACCCTGATCAACGCCTGGCTGCTCGGCATGCTCGCGCTCAGCCTGACGCTGGTCGCCGGCACGATCGGGCAGGTCTCGCTCGGGCACGCGGCACTGCTGGCGATCGGCGCCTATACCTCGGCACTGCTGTCGCTGAGCCTTTCCGTTCCCGTTGGTCTGGCCGTGATCGCCGGCGGCCTGATGAGCGCTGCGCTCGGCACGACGCTGATCTCGCCGTCATTCCGCCTGCGCGGGCATTACGTGTCGATCGCGACGCTCGCGATCGGCGAGATCGTGTCGCTGGTGATCCTGAACTGGGAGGGCGTCACCCGCGGTCCCATCGGCATCTCCGGGATTCCGCCCCTGTCGCTGTTCGGCTACGACCTGATCAGCGCGTCGTCGGTCTACTGGTTCAGCTTTGCCGTCATGGTCGTGCTGGCGCTGCTGCAGGGGCGGTTGCTCACCTCGCATCTCGGCCGCAGCTTTCGCGCCATTCGCGACGACGACATCGCCGCGCGCGCCTACGGCCTCAGCCTGAACCGCTACAAGTCGCTGGCCTTCATCTTCGGCGGCTTTGCCGCAGGCGTCAGCGGCGCCATCGCCGCGCATCTTTATTCCTACATCAATCACGAGACCTTCAACACGCAGCAATCCATCCTGGCGCTGACCGTCGTGATCCTCGGAGGCCTCGGCAACGTCGTCGGCGCCGTCGTCGGATCGGTGGCGCTGGTCGGCTTGCCCGAGGTGTTCCGGATCGCTGCGGAATACCGCATCCTGATCTACGGCATCGTGCTCCTGCTCCTGGTGCGGTTCAGGCCGCAGGGCCTGTTGGGGACGATCTGA
- a CDS encoding MetQ/NlpA family ABC transporter substrate-binding protein gives METKMSFRSALILSTLLAAWSASAAAETIKVGVTPGPHAQILEAVKSIAAKNGVDLQLIEFSDYVVPNAALDAGDIQANSFQNQPYLDNQKADRGYKIESVGLTVNFPIGVYSKKHKSWADVPDGGKVSIPNDPTNGGRVLLLLRDKGVIKLKDGVGFKPTVLDIAENPKKLKFVEVDAAQAPRALDDVDAAAINTNYATQAGLDPVKDPILREDPKGPYVNLIAVRTADKDKPWVKILVDSYHTPEVKEFVLTKFKGAVLPSW, from the coding sequence ATGGAGACCAAGATGTCGTTTCGTTCCGCCCTGATCCTCTCAACACTGCTCGCCGCCTGGTCGGCGAGTGCCGCGGCCGAGACCATCAAGGTCGGCGTGACGCCGGGGCCGCATGCGCAGATCCTCGAAGCCGTGAAGTCGATCGCGGCGAAGAACGGGGTCGATCTCCAGCTCATCGAGTTCTCCGACTATGTCGTGCCGAACGCCGCGCTCGATGCCGGCGACATCCAGGCCAATTCCTTCCAGAACCAGCCCTATCTCGACAACCAGAAGGCCGACCGCGGCTACAAGATCGAGTCGGTTGGGCTGACCGTGAATTTCCCGATCGGGGTCTATTCGAAGAAGCACAAGAGCTGGGCTGACGTCCCCGACGGCGGCAAGGTTTCGATCCCGAATGATCCGACCAATGGCGGCCGCGTGCTGCTGCTCCTGCGCGACAAGGGCGTCATCAAGCTGAAGGACGGCGTCGGCTTCAAGCCGACGGTGCTGGACATCGCCGAGAACCCCAAGAAGCTGAAGTTCGTCGAGGTCGACGCGGCGCAGGCGCCCCGCGCGCTCGACGATGTCGACGCTGCCGCGATCAATACCAATTACGCAACCCAGGCCGGTCTCGATCCCGTCAAGGATCCGATCCTGCGCGAGGATCCGAAGGGGCCCTATGTCAACCTGATCGCGGTCCGCACCGCCGACAAGGACAAGCCCTGGGTCAAGATTCTCGTGGACAGCTACCACACGCCGGAGGTCAAGGAGTTCGTCCTGACCAAGTTCAAGGGCGCGGTGCTGCCGAGCTGGTAG
- a CDS encoding TetR/AcrR family transcriptional regulator, whose protein sequence is MRYDKGHRDKTRRHILEVASAQFRESGIAAVGLAGIMSEAGLTNGAFYMHFASKEELVREVLLDALSRREQRHKDNLENGIALETAIRDYLSPRHRDRAGTGCPTAALVAEVARHPKTTRDAFTAKISDIIALMAEQIRQGSPDERRRSAIAIYATMVGALQLSRAVNDMRLSEEILQDAVDTAINLAGPKRATGID, encoded by the coding sequence GTGCGCTACGACAAGGGACACAGGGATAAGACGCGCCGGCACATTCTCGAAGTCGCCTCCGCGCAGTTTCGCGAGAGCGGCATCGCCGCAGTCGGCCTCGCCGGGATCATGTCGGAGGCAGGCCTCACCAACGGCGCCTTCTACATGCACTTCGCCTCCAAGGAGGAGCTGGTGCGCGAGGTGCTGCTCGACGCGCTGTCCCGGCGCGAGCAACGGCACAAGGACAATCTCGAGAACGGCATCGCCCTCGAGACGGCGATCCGCGACTATCTCTCCCCGCGCCATCGCGACCGCGCCGGCACCGGCTGCCCGACCGCTGCGCTCGTCGCCGAGGTCGCGCGCCATCCGAAGACGACGCGCGACGCCTTCACCGCGAAGATTTCGGACATCATCGCGCTGATGGCGGAGCAGATCCGGCAGGGGTCGCCCGACGAGCGACGGCGCAGCGCGATCGCGATCTACGCCACCATGGTCGGTGCGTTGCAATTGTCGCGCGCGGTCAACGACATGCGGTTGTCGGAGGAGATCCTGCAAGACGCGGTGGATACGGCGATCAATCTCGCCGGCCCGAAGAGGGCTACAGGAATCGATTGA
- a CDS encoding alkylhydroperoxidase domain protein produces the protein MSAANSVNPPVVFTQDELGWVAWIDPLPEAELTERHFAGLVDRARAKSDYFRLLVRDPEVLEARTKTDKDIFYNTADGLPRAERELAAAATSRYNGCIYCASVHARFASTYSKRRDDVQRLLDEGVGADLGERWNAVVRASVALAATPIAFGKDNIEELRRAGLDDAEIVDVINGASFFNWANRLMLSLGEPTK, from the coding sequence ATGAGCGCTGCAAACTCAGTCAATCCACCCGTCGTGTTCACGCAGGATGAACTCGGCTGGGTGGCATGGATCGATCCGCTGCCCGAGGCTGAGCTGACCGAGCGGCATTTCGCCGGCCTTGTCGATCGCGCCCGCGCCAAGTCGGACTATTTCCGTCTGCTGGTGCGCGATCCCGAGGTGCTGGAAGCCCGGACCAAGACCGACAAGGACATCTTCTACAACACCGCAGACGGCCTGCCGCGCGCCGAGCGTGAGCTCGCGGCGGCAGCGACCTCGCGTTATAACGGCTGCATCTATTGCGCGTCTGTGCATGCGCGCTTTGCCAGCACCTATTCCAAGCGCCGCGACGACGTGCAGCGCCTGCTCGACGAGGGCGTCGGTGCCGATCTCGGCGAGCGCTGGAACGCGGTGGTCCGGGCCTCCGTGGCGCTGGCCGCGACGCCGATCGCCTTCGGAAAAGACAACATCGAGGAGCTGCGCCGCGCTGGTCTCGACGATGCCGAAATCGTCGACGTCATCAACGGCGCATCGTTCTTCAATTGGGCCAACAGGCTGATGCTCTCGCTCGGCGAGCCGACGAAATAG
- a CDS encoding ABC transporter substrate-binding protein, which produces MSNIDRRTLVKGSLAAMMAGATFSRAALAQSSEPILLGVSGPLTGPNAQYGTQWKQGFDLALDEIQAAGGINGRKLAYNFEDSQSDPRQSVAIAQKFVSDSRIVMELGDFSSPASMAASPIYQRGGLVQFGFTNSHPDFTKGGDFMWSTSVSQADEQPLLAQYAVKRLGLKKLAVLHLNTDWGRTSRDYFVKAAKEYGAEVAITEGYIAEERDFRSTLVRVRDAGPDGLILISYYSDGALIARQARQVGLKQTICAASSVYSPKFLELGGEAVEDVHLGTRYFPEDPRPEVKKFIAGFKAKYNGQEPDAFNAYAYDAMNMAAAVVRIGGTDRRAIRDAFTKVRDVSSVIFGAATFDVETRRVKGAMNAELVVRKGQFALWDGKPT; this is translated from the coding sequence ATGAGCAACATCGACCGTCGTACCCTTGTGAAGGGCTCTCTTGCCGCCATGATGGCGGGCGCGACCTTCTCGCGCGCGGCCCTCGCGCAATCGTCGGAGCCGATCCTGCTCGGCGTCAGCGGCCCCCTGACCGGGCCGAACGCGCAATATGGCACACAGTGGAAGCAGGGATTTGATCTGGCGCTGGACGAGATCCAGGCGGCCGGCGGCATCAACGGGCGCAAGCTCGCCTATAATTTCGAGGACAGCCAGAGCGATCCGCGCCAGTCGGTGGCGATCGCCCAAAAGTTCGTCTCCGATTCCAGGATCGTCATGGAGCTCGGTGACTTCTCCAGCCCGGCATCGATGGCGGCGTCCCCGATCTATCAACGGGGAGGGTTGGTGCAGTTCGGCTTCACCAACTCGCATCCCGACTTCACCAAGGGCGGCGATTTCATGTGGAGCACCTCCGTCAGCCAGGCCGACGAGCAGCCGCTGCTGGCGCAGTATGCGGTGAAGCGCCTAGGCCTCAAGAAGCTCGCGGTGCTGCACCTCAACACCGATTGGGGCCGCACCAGCCGCGACTATTTCGTCAAGGCGGCCAAGGAGTACGGCGCCGAGGTCGCGATCACCGAGGGCTATATCGCGGAAGAGCGCGATTTCCGCTCCACCCTGGTGCGCGTCCGTGACGCTGGTCCCGACGGGCTGATCCTGATCTCCTATTATTCCGACGGCGCGCTGATCGCGCGCCAAGCGCGCCAGGTCGGCCTGAAGCAGACGATCTGCGCCGCAAGCTCGGTCTATTCGCCGAAATTCCTGGAGCTCGGCGGCGAGGCGGTCGAGGACGTCCATCTCGGCACCCGCTATTTCCCCGAGGATCCGCGGCCGGAGGTGAAGAAGTTCATCGCGGGCTTCAAGGCGAAATACAATGGGCAGGAGCCGGACGCCTTCAACGCCTATGCCTATGATGCAATGAACATGGCGGCTGCCGTCGTGAGGATCGGCGGCACCGACCGCCGCGCCATCCGCGACGCCTTCACCAAGGTGCGCGATGTCTCGAGCGTCATCTTCGGGGCCGCGACGTTCGACGTCGAGACCCGCCGCGTCAAAGGCGCGATGAACGCCGAGCTCGTCGTACGCAAGGGCCAGTTCGCGCTTTGGGACGGCAAGCCGACCTGA
- a CDS encoding ABC transporter ATP-binding protein codes for MAHHHADTAASDAPMLSVRGLTRRFGGLTAVDAIDLDLARGELVSIIGPNGAGKTTLFNLVTGHDRPDAGEVCLEGHDVTGLAPETLAGQGIARTFQLGRVFGNLSVMDNVLIGAHARLRAVKPAVPVIGPLLELGLALLRPASVRAEEERLRDEVKTILARFGERLLPRIDQPAYSLSYANRRRVEIARALALRPRLLLLDEPTAGMNPTETAEMQALIAELKAEGLTILLIEHKLEMVMRLSDRVMVMDEGKKIAEGLGEDVRNDPKVIEAYLGHGLSRDEDEQETAA; via the coding sequence ATGGCGCACCATCACGCCGACACGGCCGCCTCTGACGCGCCTATGCTGTCCGTGCGCGGACTGACGCGGCGCTTCGGCGGTCTGACGGCCGTCGACGCCATCGATCTCGACCTCGCCCGAGGCGAGCTGGTCAGCATCATCGGCCCGAACGGCGCCGGCAAGACGACCCTATTCAACCTCGTGACCGGGCACGACCGGCCCGACGCCGGCGAGGTTTGTCTCGAAGGGCACGACGTCACCGGCCTTGCGCCGGAAACGCTGGCGGGACAGGGCATCGCGCGCACCTTCCAGCTCGGCCGCGTGTTCGGCAATCTCAGCGTCATGGACAATGTCCTGATCGGCGCCCACGCGCGGCTACGCGCGGTCAAGCCGGCCGTGCCGGTGATCGGCCCGCTCCTGGAATTGGGGCTCGCGTTGCTGCGGCCCGCCAGCGTCAGGGCCGAGGAGGAGCGTCTGCGCGACGAGGTGAAAACCATTCTCGCGCGCTTCGGCGAGCGGCTGTTGCCGCGGATCGATCAGCCGGCCTACAGCCTCTCCTATGCAAACCGTCGCCGCGTCGAGATCGCGCGGGCGCTCGCGCTGAGGCCGCGCCTGTTGCTGCTCGATGAACCCACCGCCGGCATGAACCCGACCGAGACCGCCGAAATGCAGGCCCTGATCGCCGAGCTCAAGGCGGAGGGCCTCACCATCCTCTTGATCGAGCACAAGCTCGAAATGGTCATGCGCCTCTCCGACCGCGTCATGGTCATGGACGAGGGCAAGAAGATTGCGGAAGGCCTGGGCGAAGACGTGCGCAACGATCCCAAGGTCATCGAAGCCTATCTCGGCCACGGCCTGTCGCGGGACGAGGACGAGCAGGAGACGGCGGCATGA
- a CDS encoding CMD domain protein, with the protein MSTTDIIDTLAGIEPGSSLEAIRARRAQARENAQKSYLALFEPIDASDFSLLERAAVALFVIGLHGEPTVTAFYRAKLAATAGGAGLVEAIDGAVAGGKTSGPYGAFPAGPLSIENKAGVIYRVSVDRRPVLGTRLAAALEHAHLLVFRPRDAASADMKALLDAGWSNTGIVTLSQLVAFLSFQVRVVSGLRTLGAASA; encoded by the coding sequence ATGAGCACGACGGATATCATCGACACGCTCGCCGGAATCGAACCCGGATCGAGCCTGGAGGCCATTCGCGCCCGGCGCGCGCAGGCGCGCGAGAATGCGCAGAAGAGCTACCTCGCACTGTTCGAACCGATCGACGCCAGCGATTTCTCGCTTCTCGAACGCGCGGCGGTGGCGCTCTTCGTGATCGGTCTCCATGGCGAGCCCACCGTGACCGCGTTCTATCGGGCAAAGCTCGCGGCGACCGCCGGGGGAGCCGGCCTGGTCGAAGCCATCGACGGCGCAGTCGCGGGAGGCAAAACCTCCGGCCCGTATGGCGCCTTTCCGGCCGGCCCGCTGTCGATAGAGAACAAGGCCGGCGTGATTTACCGCGTGAGTGTGGATCGCAGGCCGGTCCTCGGCACCCGTCTCGCCGCTGCGCTCGAGCATGCGCATCTCCTGGTGTTCCGGCCGCGCGACGCCGCGTCCGCCGACATGAAGGCGCTGCTTGACGCCGGCTGGTCGAACACGGGCATCGTCACTTTGTCCCAGCTCGTCGCGTTCCTGTCGTTTCAGGTGCGCGTCGTTAGCGGCCTGCGCACGCTTGGCGCGGCGAGCGCGTAG